Within Dictyostelium discoideum AX4 chromosome 4 chromosome, whole genome shotgun sequence, the genomic segment CTCTACCATATATCTatgttatatatataatatatatgtatctctatttaaataattatatattgtatttatgtatattttttaatattgttattattattattattattattatttaatattagttaataattttgtgtattttgaattttgtattttgaattttgtatttttttttttttttgtatatagttatttttatgtataaaaagtaaataaacaataaattaataaataaataaataaataaataaatttgggttttttttttttattataattttcttttattttaatgtgtgttgattattattttaataataaattatttttatttgtttttttttttttgttttttttttatgatttaaaGTAATATTTGTGTGGGCAGAGGATGTGGTGgatgagaaaaaaaaaataaaaaaataaaaaaataaaaaaaataatttctctttttttttttttttttttttttttttttaaatttaaattttttttttttttttttttttttttggcaaaATTCAGATTTTTTGAATCTTATTTACACTTTATTATAAGCGTGATATTTTAcgtattaaaataaatgggTTATAATTTTTcgctatttttatttttttttttttttttttttttttttttttggacaAATTATTTTTGCCGATTAAACATTTACCACCtcttaaaaaagaataagtGGGTGaactttcaatttttttatttttttttatccaaaaTTTTGAAGgcattgtttttattttttttatttttatttttttttttttttttgattattattattttcatctaatcaattagtttttatttttattttttttatttattttaattaattgtagTCGGTCAATCTGgctttattaaattgattaataACCATATCCACCATAAAAAccttgatgttgttgttggtgatgttgttgttgttgttgtatgtgttgttgatggtgatgttgttgttgttgatggtgatgttgtggttgagcttgttgttgctgataaatataactattattttgaattacaccattattatttgaagttgGTGGTACAGAATAAGCAACTCTTTTATTTAGTGGaccatcattattaccattattaataataccatttgttgttgatgatgatgatgacgatgatgattgtAAATTCATATCGGTTAGTGATCTTTTCTTTGATTCTGGTTTACCATCAGGATATAaactttcaaatttattcttTAACTCTTTATAAcctttaatatcattatcatattgtaaattaaattctaaataGTCATTccaaatattcaatttttcatcatcatttaatttacaaactaaaatttcatttccatccttttcttcatcatctttttcttcatcatctttttctttttctttttcttcattattagtattttctttattttcttctttattttcttctttattttctttaccattatttttaattttatttttatctaaaCATAATGCAAtattataaacttttttaattctttcaatttgttcaattcttttttcactactaccactgccacttataataaataataaattattaatttcaaaatttataaaatataaccataataattttgaatctGGATAAAGtgaaattgatttctttaaaaccTCTCTTGATGTTTCAAAAACGTCAACAATTTTATCAGCTTCCTCTTCACCTTCTTTTTCACCTTGTAATGAttgtttatttgataataaaaatgaaatataatttatagaTAAGAAAGGATAAGTCTTGGAATCAGATTGTAAACTTGTTAGAAcctttttaaagaattgatTTGCTTGTTGAATTGAATGATTTCTACGTTTAAATGAAACCAATCTTAAAATCACCTCTAAATGAGTTGGTAATAATGAATGTATATTCTccaaaattgaaaatgcCTTTTCAATATTACCCAATGTTGACTCTACGAATAATGAATACTCCAAATGAATATCAGCTCTCTTTTTTAAGAATATCTTTGTCGCTCTCTCaaatattgattcaattaattcattctTATTATCTCCAACATAACTTTcttgtaaaaatttaatatattttaaccAAAATTCTGAATAATAacacttttttaaaaaaaataaaaaataaataaattaatatgattaataataataataataaataaataataatatacttACACATGGTACTAAACATCTTTCAAAAAGTTTAATAACTTCCTCTTGAGTTACAGATGGATCAGATTCCATATAATTGAAATATGATCTCCATACTGATAATGTCATTTCATCAATTGGTTGAATATGAAAGAAGAATCTTTTATTTACCtagataatatttttttaaaaataaaatcaaaaattagtTTGTGTtgtgtttattattattattattattttttttttttttttaaaacttacaattgattcaaaatttgatctttttgaaattttttctAAAGTTTCATGATACCATTTCTCTCTATTTTGTAAGACCATTTGTTTAGTTTCAGCATCATAACCAGTgtattcttttctttcttcttcTGTTAAcatatcattaattttaattctatcgatattatctttaaatttttcattaaaaatttgtaaattctcTAATGGTGTCTTTAAAATactattaaatattgatgcTAATTCATTATTCTCTTGTCccatttcaaattcaatatatttttcCCAAAATTTACCACTTTGATAATCTGtaccaataatattaatgccTCTTTTAAATACactatatataaaataaagcaaattaaatcattat encodes:
- the prpf39 gene encoding pre-mRNA processing factor 39 (Similar to TPR), whose translation is MTEVTTTPPTTSTPTTSPQNLSEEDKLWKIVQTNPLAFNQWTFLIGVIEKTNDIEKIRKVYSEFLNEFPLCFLYWKRFADHEYAHNNTTQSIEIFEKAVSSIPHSVDIWLNYCTHLIDKSYPVDEIRSVFKRGINIIGTDYQSGKFWEKYIEFEMGQENNELASIFNSILKTPLENLQIFNEKFKDNIDRIKINDMLTEEERKEYTGYDAETKQMVLQNREKWYHETLEKISKRSNFESIVNKRFFFHIQPIDEMTLSVWRSYFNYMESDPSVTQEEVIKLFERCLVPCCYYSEFWLKYIKFLQESYVGDNKNELIESIFERATKIFLKKRADIHLEYSLFVESTLGNIEKAFSILENIHSLLPTHLEVILRLVSFKRRNHSIQQANQFFKKVLTSLQSDSKTYPFLSINYISFLLSNKQSLQGEKEGEEEADKIVDVFETSREVLKKSISLYPDSKLLWLYFINFEINNLLFIISGSGSSEKRIEQIERIKKVYNIALCLDKNKIKNNGKENKEENKEENKENTNNEEKEKEKDDEEKDDEEKDGNEILVCKLNDDEKLNIWNDYLEFNLQYDNDIKGYKELKNKFESLYPDGKPESKKRSLTDMNLQSSSSSSSSTTNGIINNGNNDGPLNKRVAYSVPPTSNNNGVIQNNSYIYQQQQAQPQHHHQQQQHHHQQHIQQQQQHHQQQHQGFYGGYGY